Proteins found in one Desulfovibrio desulfuricans genomic segment:
- a CDS encoding YrrC family ATP-dependent DNA helicase, whose protein sequence is MIALYRPCEKVMDAAGNVVSEIKAVGYCLPTADNLRYDMRGRWSRSAKHGIQFEVEGFDEVIVP, encoded by the coding sequence ATGATCGCCCTGTACCGACCTTGTGAGAAGGTCATGGACGCGGCGGGGAATGTGGTTTCTGAGATCAAGGCGGTGGGTTATTGCCTGCCGACGGCAGATAATCTGCGCTATGATATGCGCGGACGTTGGAGCCGGAGCGCCAAGCATGGCATCCAATTTGAAGTCGAGGGCTTCGATGAAGTGATTGTACC